Proteins from a single region of Weeksella virosa DSM 16922:
- a CDS encoding RidA family protein yields MRKVIHTENAPKAIGPYSQAIVCNGLIFVSGQVPVNPETGEVVSSSFADEVHQVMKNVNAILAQAGTSINNVVKVTIFLSDMNNFAELNELYAGYFSSDQYPARECVQVARLPRDVNVEISVIAQCETKS; encoded by the coding sequence ATGAGAAAAGTAATTCATACAGAAAATGCACCCAAAGCCATCGGACCTTATTCGCAAGCAATTGTGTGTAACGGATTAATTTTTGTATCGGGGCAAGTGCCGGTTAACCCGGAAACCGGTGAAGTAGTCTCTTCATCTTTTGCCGATGAGGTCCATCAGGTAATGAAAAATGTAAATGCGATTTTAGCTCAAGCAGGGACGTCTATAAATAATGTAGTAAAAGTTACTATATTCTTGAGCGATATGAATAACTTTGCGGAGTTGAACGAACTATACGCTGGTTATTTTTCGAGCGATCAATATCCTGCGCGCGAATGTGTACAGGTGGCACGTTTGCCACGCGATGTGAATGTAGAAATATCGGTGATAGCACAATGTGAAACAAAATCATGA
- the pdxA gene encoding 4-hydroxythreonine-4-phosphate dehydrogenase PdxA, with protein MNEHPTKIKIAISIGDYNGIGPEVILKSLAEKEITDFFTPIIFASTKLLNFHKDILKLDRIYLQGIPHASKAVEGKINVVNLWKNPIETHFGQSTKEAGEYAYQSLKAAAEAVLEGHADVLVTAPINKDNIQSEIFQFPGHTEYLGKVWGGSPLMFMVSDDIKVGLVTQHVPLQEVVHNITPKSVEEKIKQIQNSLIRDFGIEKPKIAVLGLNPHAGDNGLLGKEEQEILLPIIDKKREQGHIVLGPYPADSFFTPHNLHAFDAVLAMYHDQGLTPFKTIAFEEGVNFTAGLPFVRTSPDHGVAYDIAGKGIANQASFREALFMAVEIYRKRNEYEVLTKNVLKPMKIKVEKGDESE; from the coding sequence ATGAATGAACATCCTACAAAAATAAAAATAGCCATCTCCATAGGCGATTATAATGGAATAGGGCCCGAAGTGATTTTGAAGAGTTTGGCCGAAAAAGAAATCACCGATTTTTTTACACCAATAATTTTCGCATCCACGAAGTTGCTCAACTTCCATAAAGATATTTTGAAATTAGATCGGATATATTTACAAGGAATTCCCCATGCAAGCAAAGCAGTAGAAGGAAAAATAAACGTTGTAAATCTCTGGAAAAACCCTATAGAAACCCATTTCGGCCAATCGACCAAAGAAGCTGGTGAGTATGCTTACCAATCGTTAAAAGCTGCCGCAGAAGCAGTTTTAGAAGGTCATGCCGATGTGTTGGTAACGGCACCAATCAATAAAGACAATATACAATCAGAAATATTTCAGTTCCCTGGACATACCGAATATTTAGGAAAAGTATGGGGCGGGAGTCCGCTTATGTTTATGGTGTCAGACGATATAAAAGTAGGGTTGGTAACGCAACATGTCCCTTTGCAAGAAGTTGTACATAACATTACACCCAAAAGTGTTGAGGAGAAAATTAAGCAAATCCAAAACTCGTTGATTCGCGATTTTGGGATAGAAAAACCAAAAATTGCGGTTTTAGGCCTCAATCCACATGCAGGTGATAACGGTTTGTTGGGTAAAGAAGAACAAGAGATTTTGTTACCTATTATCGATAAAAAACGAGAACAAGGGCATATAGTTTTAGGACCTTATCCGGCAGATAGTTTTTTTACACCTCACAATCTGCATGCGTTTGATGCAGTTCTAGCGATGTATCATGATCAAGGATTGACGCCTTTCAAGACAATAGCTTTCGAAGAAGGGGTGAATTTCACAGCCGGCTTACCGTTTGTACGTACATCACCAGATCATGGCGTAGCCTACGATATCGCAGGCAAAGGAATTGCCAATCAGGCTTCTTTTAGAGAAGCCTTGTTTATGGCAGTAGAGATTTACCGAAAACGTAACGAATACGAAGTACTGACAAAAAATGTTCTCAAGCCTATGAAAATAAAGGTAGAAAAAGGTGATGAGAGCGAGTAA
- a CDS encoding YceD family protein, producing MDKLKNYNIIFSGLPIGKSDFEFDITQTFFDLFQFEQDFTEPKVTVKVTLDKQSSMLELHFDLQGVVTVDCDLTNEPYAQEVKNTALLLVKFGEEWDDSDDEIWVIPREEYQINIAQIVYELILLSIPIKRVHPDVENGDSHSELLAILDQYIIEEVEAEQDETNDDDDDDDDDDDDDDDDDDDDDDEIDPRWAKLRDLKL from the coding sequence ATGGATAAGTTGAAAAATTACAATATTATCTTTTCGGGTTTACCCATAGGGAAGTCCGACTTTGAGTTTGATATTACACAAACGTTCTTTGATTTGTTTCAGTTCGAGCAAGATTTTACCGAGCCAAAAGTAACGGTGAAAGTCACTCTAGATAAGCAATCGAGTATGCTAGAGTTACATTTCGACTTGCAAGGTGTGGTTACAGTAGATTGCGATTTGACGAATGAGCCTTATGCGCAAGAAGTGAAAAATACTGCACTTTTATTGGTAAAATTCGGTGAAGAATGGGATGATTCGGATGATGAGATTTGGGTAATCCCAAGAGAAGAATATCAAATTAATATTGCACAAATTGTGTACGAGTTGATTCTACTATCGATTCCGATCAAGCGTGTTCATCCCGATGTAGAAAATGGCGATAGTCATTCTGAATTATTAGCCATTCTTGATCAATATATCATAGAAGAAGTGGAAGCAGAACAAGATGAAACAAATGATGATGATGATGATGATGATGATGATGATGATGATGATGATGATGATGATGATGATGATGATGATGAAATCGATCCTCGCTGGGCAAAACTTAGAGATTTAAAGCTCTGA
- the rpmF gene encoding 50S ribosomal protein L32 has translation MAHPKRRQSTTRRDKRRTHYKIEAPQLAIDKTTGEAHLYHRAHWSDGKLYYKGKVVLEKETEVSE, from the coding sequence ATGGCACATCCTAAGAGACGTCAGTCAACCACAAGAAGAGATAAAAGAAGAACACATTACAAAATCGAAGCTCCGCAGTTAGCAATCGACAAAACAACAGGTGAAGCTCACTTATATCATAGAGCGCACTGGTCTGATGGGAAATTATACTACAAAGGAAAGGTAGTATTAGAAAAAGAAACAGAAGTTTCAGAATAA
- the accB gene encoding acetyl-CoA carboxylase biotin carboxyl carrier protein, whose translation MDIKDIQNLIKFVSKAEVAEVSIKQEDIEIKIKTLHSVPAQAGVQQVYVPPMPAAQAPTIPAAPVEPAAAPAAVDEDANLVTVKSPMIGTFYRAAGPGKEPFVQVGDSIAPGKVLCIVEAMKLFNEIEAEVSGKIVKILVDDATPVEYDQPLFLVDPA comes from the coding sequence ATGGATATTAAAGACATTCAAAATTTAATCAAGTTTGTTTCTAAAGCAGAAGTTGCAGAAGTAAGCATCAAGCAAGAAGATATCGAAATCAAAATAAAAACCTTGCATAGTGTACCTGCACAGGCTGGTGTACAACAAGTATATGTACCTCCAATGCCAGCTGCTCAAGCGCCAACAATTCCAGCGGCACCTGTAGAGCCGGCAGCAGCCCCAGCAGCAGTAGATGAAGACGCTAATTTGGTTACTGTAAAATCTCCAATGATTGGTACTTTTTACCGTGCAGCAGGTCCAGGAAAAGAACCATTTGTGCAAGTGGGAGATTCCATTGCACCAGGAAAAGTACTGTGTATTGTTGAGGCGATGAAACTTTTTAATGAAATTGAAGCAGAAGTTTCGGGTAAAATCGTAAAAATCTTAGTAGATGACGCTACGCCTGTAGAATATGACCAACCATTATTTTTGGTAGATCCAGCATAA
- the accC gene encoding acetyl-CoA carboxylase biotin carboxylase subunit has product MFKKILIANRGEIAMRVIRTAKEMGIQTVAVYSKADETSLHVRFADEAVCIGPAPSKDSYLKMTNIIAAAEITDADAIHPGYGFLSENSTFSKICASNNIKFIGATPEQIDRMGDKANAKATMKAAGVPVVPGSDGLLESYEQALEIAREIKFPVMLKATAGGGGKGMRAVWKEEDLLSAWESARTEAAAAFGNDGMYMEKLIEEPRHIEIQVAGDQFGKACHLSERDCSIQRRNQKLVEETPSPIMTEELRKRMGEAAIKAAEFIGYEGVGTIEFLVDKHGDFYFMEMNTRIQVEHPITEQVTGFDLIREQILLAAGQPISGKNYYPTMHSIECRINAEDPYNDFRPSPGKITSINIPGGNGVRVDTHVYAGYTIPPNYDSMIAKLITTAMTREEAIQKMKRALEEFYIEGIKTTVPFHLQLMDDPDFIAGNYTTKFMEDFVLDPSYAEYEG; this is encoded by the coding sequence ATGTTCAAAAAAATATTAATTGCCAACCGAGGAGAAATTGCTATGCGTGTCATTCGGACAGCAAAAGAAATGGGAATACAAACCGTAGCAGTGTACTCTAAAGCAGATGAAACCTCTTTGCATGTACGTTTCGCAGACGAAGCCGTATGTATCGGTCCAGCACCAAGTAAAGATTCTTACCTGAAAATGACCAATATTATTGCAGCGGCAGAAATCACCGATGCTGATGCAATTCATCCAGGTTATGGATTTTTATCAGAAAATTCTACTTTCTCTAAAATTTGTGCTTCGAATAACATAAAATTCATTGGTGCAACACCAGAGCAAATCGATCGGATGGGCGATAAAGCCAATGCAAAAGCAACCATGAAGGCAGCAGGAGTTCCTGTAGTTCCTGGTTCAGATGGCTTGTTAGAGAGCTATGAGCAAGCATTAGAAATAGCTCGTGAAATCAAATTCCCTGTTATGTTAAAAGCAACTGCCGGTGGTGGCGGTAAAGGAATGCGAGCTGTTTGGAAAGAAGAAGATTTACTCAGTGCATGGGAGTCTGCTCGTACAGAAGCCGCTGCTGCTTTTGGTAACGATGGGATGTATATGGAAAAGCTGATCGAAGAACCTCGTCACATTGAAATTCAAGTAGCAGGAGATCAGTTCGGGAAAGCGTGTCATTTATCAGAGCGCGATTGTTCTATTCAACGTCGTAATCAAAAACTAGTAGAAGAAACTCCTTCACCTATCATGACCGAAGAATTGCGTAAGCGTATGGGGGAAGCTGCTATAAAAGCTGCTGAATTTATTGGGTATGAAGGGGTAGGAACAATTGAATTTCTGGTAGATAAACATGGAGACTTTTACTTTATGGAGATGAATACCCGTATCCAAGTAGAGCATCCAATTACCGAGCAAGTTACAGGCTTTGATCTTATTCGTGAGCAGATTTTGTTAGCAGCTGGACAACCGATTTCGGGGAAAAACTATTATCCAACCATGCATTCTATCGAATGTAGAATCAATGCAGAAGATCCTTATAATGATTTCCGTCCTTCACCTGGTAAGATTACGTCTATCAACATTCCTGGGGGGAACGGAGTGCGTGTAGATACACATGTCTATGCTGGATACACGATACCGCCAAATTACGATTCTATGATTGCAAAGTTAATTACGACAGCAATGACAAGAGAAGAGGCTATACAGAAAATGAAGCGTGCCTTGGAAGAATTTTATATCGAAGGTATCAAAACAACCGTACCGTTTCATCTGCAATTGATGGATGATCCAGATTTTATTGCAGGAAATTATACCACAAAATTCATGGAAGATTTCGTTTTAGATCCTTCTTATGCAGAATATGAAGGATAG
- the tig gene encoding trigger factor, producing the protein MNITKNTTGNLSAVISVAIDKADYQEKVDDVLKQYKKTANIKGFRKGHVPMSFVKKQYEKPVIFDVVNELLQKELNNYINEEKISILGNPIPVAQDNIDWDADQLTFDFEIGLAPEIEVDLKAIEVPAYEIYVSDEEVDKYVKNFAQRYGKMENVDTVEENTVLKVEVKEKENEDAVKNAYIRLDEVKDQKVFVGKKVNDTFDINTKEIFEEEENAENVFNLSKEAFVDGGVELVMTIKEINKITDAAIDQELFDKVYGEGSVDSEEAFRDKIKSESEKMYAKETDRQLMNEVVEKVIENTKVELPEEFLIKWLQFSNENITSEEQAKDELEKISKSLKYQLIESRLAEAKEIEVTADEVKAEAEKAIREQLAMYGQNAIPEETMQSIIGSALTNQEEYNRLSYQVFTDKMLAVYKEGVKMSPKKVTLDEFIAIVTKENKDLEEEA; encoded by the coding sequence ATGAATATTACTAAAAATACAACAGGAAATTTATCAGCTGTGATTAGTGTAGCAATTGATAAAGCAGATTACCAAGAGAAAGTAGATGATGTGCTGAAACAGTACAAAAAAACCGCCAACATCAAAGGGTTTAGAAAAGGACATGTGCCGATGAGTTTTGTGAAAAAACAATACGAAAAACCAGTGATTTTTGATGTGGTGAATGAATTATTACAAAAAGAACTGAATAATTATATCAACGAAGAAAAAATTTCTATCCTTGGAAATCCGATTCCTGTCGCACAAGATAATATCGACTGGGATGCCGATCAGTTAACATTTGATTTTGAGATTGGTCTTGCTCCAGAAATCGAGGTTGATCTGAAAGCTATAGAAGTACCGGCTTACGAAATCTATGTAAGTGATGAGGAAGTTGATAAATATGTAAAAAACTTTGCTCAACGTTATGGTAAAATGGAGAACGTAGATACGGTAGAAGAAAATACTGTATTGAAGGTCGAAGTGAAAGAAAAAGAAAACGAAGACGCTGTGAAAAATGCTTACATCCGTTTGGATGAAGTAAAAGATCAGAAAGTTTTTGTTGGGAAGAAAGTAAACGATACGTTTGATATCAACACCAAAGAAATTTTTGAAGAAGAAGAAAACGCAGAAAATGTTTTCAACTTATCAAAAGAAGCTTTTGTTGATGGAGGAGTAGAGTTGGTTATGACCATCAAAGAAATCAATAAAATAACCGATGCAGCAATCGACCAAGAGTTGTTCGACAAAGTATACGGAGAAGGAAGCGTAGATTCTGAAGAAGCTTTTCGTGATAAAATAAAATCAGAATCAGAAAAAATGTACGCCAAAGAAACCGATCGTCAGTTGATGAATGAGGTGGTAGAGAAAGTTATCGAGAATACAAAGGTAGAATTACCAGAAGAATTCTTGATTAAATGGTTGCAATTCTCAAACGAGAACATTACCTCGGAAGAGCAAGCCAAAGATGAGCTAGAAAAAATTTCTAAAAGCTTGAAATATCAATTGATAGAAAGCCGCTTGGCAGAAGCCAAAGAAATCGAGGTAACTGCTGATGAAGTAAAAGCAGAGGCAGAAAAAGCAATACGCGAACAGCTTGCAATGTATGGGCAAAATGCAATCCCAGAAGAAACAATGCAATCGATTATCGGAAGTGCGTTGACCAACCAAGAAGAGTATAATCGTTTATCGTACCAAGTTTTTACTGACAAAATGTTAGCTGTTTACAAAGAAGGTGTAAAAATGTCGCCTAAGAAAGTAACCCTAGACGAATTTATTGCTATTGTAACCAAGGAAAACAAAGATTTGGAAGAAGAAGCATAA
- the clpP gene encoding ATP-dependent Clp endopeptidase proteolytic subunit ClpP: protein MKNAGKEFRDYAIKHSGISSLTMDSYIQAVTPYIIEERKLNVAQMDVFSRLMMDRIIFLGTAIDDQIANIIQAQLLFLESTDATKDIQIYVNSPGGGVYAGLGIYDTMQLVKPDVATICTGMAASMGAVLLAAGAKGKRSALKHSRVMIHQPLGGAQGQATDMEITLKEILKLKKELYDIIAYHSGQTFEQIEKDGERDYWMTSEEAKNYGMIDEVLEPNRK from the coding sequence ATGAAAAACGCTGGTAAAGAATTCAGAGATTATGCCATAAAGCACAGCGGGATTAGTAGTTTGACAATGGACAGCTACATCCAAGCCGTGACACCTTATATCATCGAAGAAAGAAAGTTAAACGTTGCACAAATGGATGTTTTCTCTCGTTTGATGATGGATAGAATTATCTTTTTGGGTACTGCAATCGATGATCAGATTGCGAATATTATCCAAGCTCAGCTGTTGTTCTTAGAAAGTACTGATGCAACCAAAGACATCCAAATCTATGTAAACTCACCAGGAGGTGGTGTATATGCAGGTTTGGGGATTTATGATACGATGCAGTTGGTGAAACCAGACGTGGCAACAATTTGTACCGGGATGGCAGCTTCTATGGGGGCCGTTCTCTTAGCAGCCGGAGCAAAAGGTAAACGTTCTGCACTGAAACACTCACGAGTGATGATTCATCAACCACTAGGAGGTGCACAAGGACAAGCGACAGATATGGAGATTACCCTAAAAGAAATCTTGAAACTGAAAAAAGAACTGTACGATATTATTGCTTATCATTCAGGTCAGACCTTCGAACAAATAGAAAAAGACGGAGAAAGAGATTATTGGATGACATCGGAAGAGGCAAAAAACTACGGAATGATTGACGAAGTTTTAGAGCCAAACCGAAAATAA
- the clpX gene encoding ATP-dependent Clp protease ATP-binding subunit ClpX: MEENKCSFCGKSREQVKLLVSGIDGSICENCIEQAYGIVKEETSFQNKQNLVQPLQLKSPREIKNFLDEYVIGQDQAKKILSVAVYNHYKRVLNESSVGDVEIDKSNVILVGETGSGKTLLAKTIAKLLNVPFAIVDATVLTEAGYVGEDVESILSRLLQAADYNVELAEKGIVFIDEIDKIARKSDNPSITRDVSGEGVQQAMLKILEGTVVNVPPKGGRKHPDQKFVEVNTKDILFIAGGAFSGIERHIANRLNKHVIGFKKDETKKETEHLLEEVNATDLKNFGIIPELIGRLPIITFLQPLDQEAMKRILTEPKNALIKQYEKLFELDGKELVVTENTLDYIVKRADELGLGARGLRSVTEEIFTDIMYDIVNQPDKVLVDIK, encoded by the coding sequence TTGGAAGAAAATAAATGCTCATTTTGTGGCAAAAGTAGAGAACAGGTTAAGCTTTTGGTTTCGGGAATCGATGGAAGTATATGTGAAAACTGTATCGAACAAGCCTACGGTATTGTGAAAGAAGAAACTTCTTTCCAGAATAAACAAAACTTGGTACAACCCTTACAGTTGAAATCACCACGAGAAATCAAAAACTTTTTAGATGAGTATGTCATTGGACAAGATCAGGCCAAAAAAATCTTATCGGTTGCTGTGTACAATCACTACAAAAGAGTGCTCAATGAATCATCTGTTGGTGATGTAGAAATCGACAAATCGAATGTAATTTTGGTCGGAGAAACCGGAAGTGGAAAAACACTTTTGGCCAAAACCATTGCCAAGTTACTCAATGTTCCCTTCGCAATTGTAGATGCCACGGTGCTTACAGAGGCAGGGTATGTTGGGGAAGATGTAGAAAGTATTTTGTCTCGACTACTGCAAGCAGCTGACTATAATGTAGAATTGGCCGAAAAAGGAATTGTATTTATCGATGAGATTGATAAAATTGCGCGCAAAAGTGACAATCCATCTATTACACGAGATGTATCGGGTGAGGGAGTGCAACAAGCTATGCTAAAAATTCTAGAAGGTACGGTAGTAAATGTACCGCCGAAGGGAGGGAGAAAACATCCCGATCAGAAGTTTGTAGAAGTTAATACTAAAGATATTTTATTTATTGCCGGAGGAGCTTTCTCGGGTATTGAAAGACATATTGCCAATCGCCTGAATAAACACGTAATTGGTTTCAAGAAAGACGAAACAAAAAAAGAAACCGAACATCTATTAGAAGAAGTAAATGCAACGGATCTGAAAAACTTCGGGATAATACCAGAACTAATTGGTCGATTACCGATCATTACTTTCCTACAGCCATTAGACCAAGAAGCAATGAAACGTATCCTGACCGAGCCTAAAAATGCTTTGATTAAACAATACGAAAAGCTATTTGAGTTGGATGGAAAAGAATTGGTTGTAACCGAAAATACTTTGGATTATATAGTTAAACGTGCCGATGAATTGGGTCTAGGAGCTAGAGGGTTACGCTCTGTTACCGAAGAAATTTTTACAGATATTATGTATGATATTGTCAATCAGCCCGATAAAGTGTTGGTTGATATTAAATAA
- a CDS encoding T9SS type A sorting domain-containing protein, with the protein MKKSLLSIFVASLCIYLNAQQPVANNTIIGNVGNQPGVKVFVKKNTLMYYGDGLKVIGDDSKAVVENNGNIHINLSSVKQGVNSGAAVQYAFYNYNKRGLVDQNVTDSDFSTGANFVNRYESKNSYGQLIFTNNNISSSSVENPDAGSSVINGRVTMEQPFVSPSDFDWLPISVPFSKGSKIKAETYKDILVNSFTGYGFSASDYIMYPDVMGNSRYSSTVMRWNPTKYYYETLLKSGGVDNGNILSPTETIILSLRKGKLNTIFNSNATTNNRIGYKGNPFSMQGKFVIEAVKDNSIYKSNDTWTTWSKKVNPVNERYNSYIGESMTSIDNGESTTYGKNLINFGNPFTHNLDFSGLFVETESNKYVANQALYDKIVAVQKMGDQVKWSFSDGNLSPKTTVHAAPTNKKNRQWAGDKEALLLRPFEILTLKLNSAIQQTNELQMNFLDGSGYWQAGYKTFNYSASANVTPNRSETGNEEKTSIDVGGFYQLGLQLTADDKSVQNHAYLLAIDQDVTGKNASFELDYGNFGTNSGIWFFQENKEGEYDSGSYKFINAFNVNDYVGKPLHVMFYKNPENPTNKFTFSVNLAEETTFNDNLDKFSQGNKFYFVDKKEEKAYEIDGAFTYSFTAEDSEAERFVIYWNQLPDGVLGNNDIAVDQKKTHVYSTSARENYIRFAKNNLKAEIQIYDLNGRLIIEKQNVNTSQDYRISNNLLNTVYFIKINYNDGTKEQLKSLIK; encoded by the coding sequence ATGAAAAAGAGTTTACTAAGTATTTTCGTTGCATCATTATGTATATATCTTAATGCTCAACAACCAGTAGCCAATAACACTATTATAGGAAACGTAGGAAATCAACCAGGAGTCAAAGTTTTTGTGAAGAAGAATACGTTGATGTATTATGGTGATGGCCTAAAAGTTATCGGAGATGATAGTAAAGCTGTTGTCGAAAATAATGGAAATATCCATATCAATCTATCGAGTGTAAAACAAGGTGTAAACAGTGGTGCTGCAGTACAATATGCATTTTATAACTATAATAAAAGAGGTCTTGTAGATCAGAATGTTACTGACAGTGACTTTTCTACCGGAGCTAATTTCGTCAATAGATATGAGAGTAAAAATAGTTATGGACAACTAATATTTACAAACAATAATATCTCTAGCTCTAGTGTAGAAAACCCAGACGCAGGAAGCAGTGTTATCAATGGTCGCGTAACAATGGAGCAACCATTTGTATCACCATCAGATTTCGATTGGTTGCCAATCTCTGTGCCTTTTTCTAAAGGATCAAAAATTAAGGCTGAAACATATAAGGATATTCTTGTTAATAGCTTCACTGGCTACGGATTTTCGGCTTCAGATTATATCATGTATCCAGATGTAATGGGAAATAGCAGGTATTCTTCAACCGTAATGAGATGGAATCCTACAAAGTACTATTACGAAACTTTATTGAAGAGTGGAGGAGTGGATAATGGTAATATTTTATCTCCTACCGAAACAATTATATTAAGCTTAAGAAAAGGAAAATTAAATACTATTTTCAATTCAAATGCAACTACCAATAATAGGATAGGTTACAAAGGAAATCCTTTTTCTATGCAAGGAAAGTTTGTTATAGAAGCCGTGAAGGATAACTCAATATACAAAAGCAATGACACTTGGACTACATGGTCGAAAAAAGTTAATCCTGTGAACGAAAGGTACAATTCTTATATCGGCGAGAGTATGACCTCTATAGATAACGGAGAAAGTACAACATATGGTAAGAACTTAATAAATTTCGGTAATCCATTTACGCATAATTTAGACTTTTCTGGTTTATTTGTAGAAACTGAAAGCAATAAATATGTTGCAAACCAGGCATTGTATGATAAGATTGTTGCTGTACAGAAAATGGGCGATCAAGTAAAATGGTCTTTTTCAGATGGTAACTTATCTCCTAAAACTACAGTGCATGCAGCACCAACAAATAAAAAAAATAGACAATGGGCTGGAGATAAAGAAGCTTTACTTCTTAGACCATTCGAGATTTTGACCTTGAAGTTGAATTCTGCAATACAACAAACGAATGAATTGCAAATGAACTTTCTAGATGGTAGTGGTTATTGGCAAGCAGGTTATAAAACTTTTAATTATTCAGCTTCAGCTAATGTAACTCCAAATCGATCAGAAACAGGAAATGAAGAAAAAACATCAATAGATGTTGGCGGATTTTACCAATTAGGATTACAACTAACAGCAGATGATAAATCTGTACAGAATCATGCGTATCTTTTAGCTATAGATCAGGATGTTACAGGTAAAAATGCATCTTTTGAGTTGGACTACGGAAACTTCGGTACTAACTCTGGAATATGGTTTTTCCAAGAAAATAAAGAAGGTGAGTACGATAGTGGATCTTATAAATTTATAAATGCATTCAATGTAAATGATTATGTAGGGAAACCTTTGCATGTAATGTTCTATAAAAATCCAGAAAATCCTACAAATAAATTTACCTTTAGTGTAAATTTAGCAGAAGAAACTACCTTTAACGATAACTTGGATAAATTTTCTCAAGGTAATAAATTCTACTTTGTAGATAAAAAAGAAGAGAAAGCTTATGAAATCGATGGTGCTTTTACATACTCTTTTACTGCAGAAGATTCTGAAGCTGAACGATTTGTAATTTATTGGAATCAATTGCCTGACGGAGTTTTAGGAAATAATGATATAGCAGTAGATCAGAAAAAAACACATGTTTACTCTACATCTGCCCGCGAAAACTATATCCGTTTTGCAAAAAATAATCTAAAAGCTGAAATCCAGATTTATGATTTAAATGGACGATTGATTATTGAGAAACAGAATGTAAATACTTCTCAAGACTATAGAATATCTAATAATTTATTAAATACAGTGTATTTTATCAAAATAAATTATAACGATGGCACTAAAGAACAATTAAAATCCCTCATAAAATAA